The following proteins are encoded in a genomic region of Vespa velutina chromosome 23, iVesVel2.1, whole genome shotgun sequence:
- the LOC124956712 gene encoding uncharacterized protein DDB_G0287625-like isoform X1, whose translation MYITEDDSGEDGGCRLISVRQCVDVDGTRENSWPEKRRAPPPPPPPPPPPPPPPPPPSSSSLTLPSSLSPLSATSIPPPSNSLPTESFLTSNNVNEEKKINERGYYSNERITTASHLSENFNCTSLGSMKKFDLRLNSSRIDRSKDQRVTINEDLSSRRIKVSRSLDILDEGNNNNNNNNNNNNNNNNNNNENGLTFEGKRTTILNLCYRDTLTRATRNNVTKSKSSSILKIVPNNVDQRRVLRRTLSAPGSESINEDCTHENLSNTNLKIIDEIVLQSATRYRTRNDTLSTFNTTRTRASSFVIERRKHRKCSRLYSSRSTEDLSTGIRKRNEYTEFITTTEADGMRNCSNAVAGVDEDEGCVLVGVRSLHEDGTGPTDTTLRSTNTLINSRQDDRCTRRDRERARILRRRRINGRSASVPRLNRTRRRRKRRRNRKKCYNELTDNKFDFRLGLFSIVLYL comes from the exons ATGTATATCACCGAGGATGATAGTGGGGAGGACGGCGGTTGCCGTCTGATCTCCGTCCGTCAGTGCGTCGACGTCGACGGAACACGCGAGAACTCGTGGCCAGAAAAGAGACGAGCAccgccacctccaccaccaccgccaccgccaccgccaccaccgccgccgccaccgtcgtcatcgtcattgaCTTTaccatcttctctttctcctctttctgcTACTTctattcctcctccttctaatTCTCTTCCTACCGAATCATTTTTAACATCCAACAATGtcaacgaagagaagaaaataaacgaaagaggaTATTATTCGAACGAAAGGATTACCACTGCCTCCCATTTATCGGAGAATTTTAATTGTACGTCATTAGGGTCGATGAAAAAGTTTGATTTACGTTTGAATTCGTCGAGAATCGATAGATCTAAAGATCAACGAGTTACGATCAACGAGGATTTATCGTCGAGAAGGATAAAAGTATCACGCTCGTTGGATATTCTCGACGAaggtaacaataataataataataacaacaacaacaacaacaacaacaacaacaacaacaatgagaACGGATTGACGTTTGAAGGGAAACGTACGACCATACTGAATCTATGTTATCGTGACACTTTGACACGAGCTACGAGGAACAACGTGACGAAATCAAAGTCCTCGTCGATTTTAAAGATCGTTCCGAATAACGTCGATCAACGTCGTGTCCTAAGGCGTACACTTTCGGCACCTGGTTCAGAATCAATTAACGAGGATTGCACGCATGAGAATTTATCAAATACAAACTTGAAAATCATCGACGAGATCGTACTGCAATCGGCTACGAGATATCGTACGAGAAACGATACATTATCAACGTTTAATACAACGAGAACACGTGCCTCGTCGTTCGTTATTGAACGTAGGAAACATCGTAAGTGTTCACGTCTTTATTCCTCAAGATCAACCGAGGATCTATCTACGGggattagaaagagaaacgaatataCTGAGTTTATAACGACGACGGAGGCCGATGGAATGCGGAACTGTAGCAACGCTGTCGCTGGCGTCGACGAGGACGAAGGATGCGTCCTCGTTGGTGTACGTTCTCTACACGAGGATGGTACAGGACCAACCGATACCACTTTACGATCTACTAACACATTGATAAATTCACGACAGGACGACAGATGTACAAGAAGGGATCGCGAACGTGCTAGGATATTAAGACGGCGAAGGATCAATGGAAGATCGGCTTCGGTTCCTAGACTAAAC cgaacgagaagaagaagaaaaagaagaagaaatagaaagaagtgTTACAATGAACTGACTGACAATAAGTTCGATTTTCGATTGGGTTTATTCTCCATCGTtctatatctttaa
- the LOC124956712 gene encoding ras guanine nucleotide exchange factor P-like isoform X2 has product MYITEDDSGEDGGCRLISVRQCVDVDGTRENSWPEKRRAPPPPPPPPPPPPPPPPPPSSSSLTLPSSLSPLSATSIPPPSNSLPTESFLTSNNVNEEKKINERGYYSNERITTASHLSENFNCTSLGSMKKFDLRLNSSRIDRSKDQRVTINEDLSSRRIKVSRSLDILDEGNNNNNNNNNNNNNNNNNNNENGLTFEGKRTTILNLCYRDTLTRATRNNVTKSKSSSILKIVPNNVDQRRVLRRTLSAPGSESINEDCTHENLSNTNLKIIDEIVLQSATRYRTRNDTLSTFNTTRTRASSFVIERRKHRKCSRLYSSRSTEDLSTGIRKRNEYTEFITTTEADGMRNCSNAVAGVDEDEGCVLVGVRSLHEDGTGPTDTTLRSTNTLINSRQDDRCTRRDRERARILRRRRINGRSASVPRLNSRGIETGAR; this is encoded by the exons ATGTATATCACCGAGGATGATAGTGGGGAGGACGGCGGTTGCCGTCTGATCTCCGTCCGTCAGTGCGTCGACGTCGACGGAACACGCGAGAACTCGTGGCCAGAAAAGAGACGAGCAccgccacctccaccaccaccgccaccgccaccgccaccaccgccgccgccaccgtcgtcatcgtcattgaCTTTaccatcttctctttctcctctttctgcTACTTctattcctcctccttctaatTCTCTTCCTACCGAATCATTTTTAACATCCAACAATGtcaacgaagagaagaaaataaacgaaagaggaTATTATTCGAACGAAAGGATTACCACTGCCTCCCATTTATCGGAGAATTTTAATTGTACGTCATTAGGGTCGATGAAAAAGTTTGATTTACGTTTGAATTCGTCGAGAATCGATAGATCTAAAGATCAACGAGTTACGATCAACGAGGATTTATCGTCGAGAAGGATAAAAGTATCACGCTCGTTGGATATTCTCGACGAaggtaacaataataataataataacaacaacaacaacaacaacaacaacaacaacaacaatgagaACGGATTGACGTTTGAAGGGAAACGTACGACCATACTGAATCTATGTTATCGTGACACTTTGACACGAGCTACGAGGAACAACGTGACGAAATCAAAGTCCTCGTCGATTTTAAAGATCGTTCCGAATAACGTCGATCAACGTCGTGTCCTAAGGCGTACACTTTCGGCACCTGGTTCAGAATCAATTAACGAGGATTGCACGCATGAGAATTTATCAAATACAAACTTGAAAATCATCGACGAGATCGTACTGCAATCGGCTACGAGATATCGTACGAGAAACGATACATTATCAACGTTTAATACAACGAGAACACGTGCCTCGTCGTTCGTTATTGAACGTAGGAAACATCGTAAGTGTTCACGTCTTTATTCCTCAAGATCAACCGAGGATCTATCTACGGggattagaaagagaaacgaatataCTGAGTTTATAACGACGACGGAGGCCGATGGAATGCGGAACTGTAGCAACGCTGTCGCTGGCGTCGACGAGGACGAAGGATGCGTCCTCGTTGGTGTACGTTCTCTACACGAGGATGGTACAGGACCAACCGATACCACTTTACGATCTACTAACACATTGATAAATTCACGACAGGACGACAGATGTACAAGAAGGGATCGCGAACGTGCTAGGATATTAAGACGGCGAAGGATCAATGGAAGATCGGCTTCGGTTCCTAGACTAAAC tCACGTGGGATCGAAACTGGAGCGCGGTAG